The genomic DNA ACGAACGGGGAGGTGGCCCGCGTGCCCCGCACCCCGCAGCTCGTCCTCGACCTGGACGGCCGCCCCGGCACCGTCCGGACGGCCCGACGGGAGGTCGAGCACTTCCTCGACCGGTGCGCCGACCGCGCGGTGCTGCGCCCCGACACCCGCGCGGACGTCGGCCTCGTGGTCGCCGAACTCCTCGCCAACGCCTGTGTGCACGCCCCCGGCCCGTGCCGGCTCACCGTCAGGTTGAGCGGAGCGCGGGTCGCCGTCGCGGTCCGCGACACCAGCCCCCTGCTGCCCGTCGTCTCCGGGGTACCGGGCTCGCCCGACCCGGGCGGGTACGGGCTGCTGGTGGTCACCCGGCTGTGCACGGACGTCCGGGCGGTGCGGGTGCGCGGCGGGAAGGTCGTCCGCGCCGTCGTCGTCCAGCGCTGACCCCCGGCGGGTCGTCCGGCGCTGACCCCGGCGGGTCGTCCGGCGCCGCCCTTCGCGCCCCGGTGGCGGGCCGTGGCGCCTCAGCGCCGGGCCCCGG from Kitasatospora terrestris includes the following:
- a CDS encoding ATP-binding protein, coding for MPRTPQLVLDLDGRPGTVRTARREVEHFLDRCADRAVLRPDTRADVGLVVAELLANACVHAPGPCRLTVRLSGARVAVAVRDTSPLLPVVSGVPGSPDPGGYGLLVVTRLCTDVRAVRVRGGKVVRAVVVQR